One genomic region from Gemmobacter aquarius encodes:
- a CDS encoding cytochrome ubiquinol oxidase subunit I, whose translation MDTLLLSRIQFGANISFHILFPTITIALGWVLLFFKLRFQITRDRKWMDLYMFWVKVFALSFALGVVSGITMSFQFGTNWPGFMETVGNVAGPLLAYEVLTAFFLEAVFLGIMLFGASRVPVWVHTLATFLVAFGTTMSAFWIIVLNSWMHTPAGYELRDGIVFATDWWAIIFNPSMPYRLVHMLLASGLTVAFLIAGVSAYRHLKGERDASVASGLRFGLILGALLMPVQIIAGDMHGLNTLEHQPQKVAAMEANWETRGNVPLVLFALPDQTLRENRYEISIPSMASVILKHDPAGVVPGLNDFVAADGTALHPPVAPVFWSFRVMIGTGVAMLAASWLGVALIWRRGADALPRPYLMLLTAMTFAGWLATLAGWYTTEIGRQPWLVQGVLTTKAAVGDIASGMVLSSLLAYMAIYVALLAAYIGAIFHLARKGSGFQPAVTPALQPAE comes from the coding sequence ATGGATACTCTTTTGCTCTCGCGCATCCAGTTCGGCGCGAACATCTCGTTCCACATCCTGTTCCCGACCATAACCATCGCCCTCGGCTGGGTGCTGCTCTTCTTCAAACTCCGCTTCCAGATCACGCGTGATCGCAAGTGGATGGACCTTTACATGTTCTGGGTAAAGGTCTTCGCCCTGTCCTTTGCACTCGGCGTCGTCTCGGGCATCACCATGTCCTTCCAGTTCGGCACCAACTGGCCCGGTTTCATGGAAACCGTGGGCAATGTCGCAGGCCCGCTTCTGGCCTACGAGGTGCTGACCGCCTTCTTCCTCGAAGCCGTATTCCTTGGCATCATGCTCTTCGGGGCCAGCCGCGTACCGGTCTGGGTGCATACGCTCGCCACTTTCCTCGTCGCCTTCGGCACCACGATGAGCGCGTTCTGGATCATCGTGCTGAATTCATGGATGCACACCCCCGCAGGCTATGAACTGCGCGATGGCATCGTCTTTGCAACCGACTGGTGGGCCATCATCTTCAACCCGTCGATGCCCTATCGCCTTGTCCATATGCTGCTCGCCAGCGGCCTGACGGTGGCCTTCCTGATCGCGGGCGTCTCGGCCTATCGTCACCTCAAGGGCGAGCGTGATGCATCGGTCGCCAGCGGCCTGCGCTTTGGTCTGATCCTCGGCGCGCTGCTGATGCCCGTGCAGATCATCGCAGGCGACATGCACGGGCTGAACACGCTGGAACACCAGCCGCAAAAGGTCGCAGCGATGGAGGCCAACTGGGAAACCCGCGGTAACGTGCCGCTCGTCCTCTTCGCCCTGCCGGATCAGACCCTGCGCGAGAACCGGTATGAAATCTCGATCCCCTCGATGGCATCCGTAATCCTCAAGCACGATCCGGCAGGTGTCGTCCCCGGCCTGAACGATTTCGTCGCCGCCGACGGCACGGCGCTGCATCCGCCGGTCGCCCCCGTCTTCTGGTCCTTCCGCGTGATGATCGGCACTGGTGTTGCCATGCTCGCCGCGTCGTGGCTTGGCGTCGCGCTGATCTGGCGGCGCGGTGCGGATGCGCTGCCCCGGCCCTATCTGATGCTGCTCACCGCGATGACCTTCGCCGGATGGCTCGCCACTCTCGCGGGCTGGTATACGACCGAAATCGGCCGCCAGCCGTGGCTGGTGCAGGGCGTGCTGACCACCAAGGCCGCGGTGGGCGACATCGCAAGCGGCATGGTGCTGTCGTCGCTCCTTGCCTATATGGCGATCTACGTGGCGCTTCTGGCCGCCTATATCGGCGCGATCTTCCACTTGGCGCGCAAAGGGTCGGGCTTCCAGCCCGCAGTCACCCCCGCGCTGCAACCGGCGGAGTAG
- the moaA gene encoding GTP 3',8-cyclase MoaA, which translates to MAHTPAPLIDPFARPISYLRVSVTDRCDFRCVYCMSENMTFLPKADLLTLEELDRLCSAFVNLGVEKLRITGGEPLVRKGIMTFFRAMSRHLESGALRELTVTTNGSQLRKYAAELADCGVKRINVSLDTLDAQKFADITRWGRLGQVLDGIEAAKAAGLRVKINTVALKGFNEDELFPLLDWCAREGHDLTFIEVMPMGDLGNEDRLDQYWSLKDLRARIADRFALTDLDDRTGGPARYVRIDETGQKVGFITPLTHNFCESCNRVRLTCTGELYMCLGQEDMADLRAPLRVSPDDAVIEQAIRNAISRKPKGHDFDYSRQSVTGQMTRHMSHTGG; encoded by the coding sequence ATGGCCCATACCCCTGCACCGCTGATCGACCCTTTCGCCCGCCCGATTTCCTATCTGCGGGTCTCGGTCACCGACCGCTGCGATTTCCGCTGCGTCTATTGCATGTCCGAGAACATGACCTTCCTGCCCAAGGCCGACCTGCTGACCTTGGAGGAACTCGACCGGCTCTGTTCGGCATTTGTCAACCTCGGCGTCGAAAAACTGCGGATCACGGGTGGCGAACCCCTTGTCCGCAAGGGCATCATGACCTTCTTCCGCGCCATGTCGCGACATCTGGAAAGCGGGGCCTTGCGCGAACTGACCGTCACCACCAATGGCTCGCAGCTTCGCAAATATGCCGCCGAACTGGCCGACTGCGGGGTCAAACGCATCAACGTCTCGCTCGACACGCTCGACGCGCAGAAATTCGCCGACATCACGCGCTGGGGGCGGCTTGGTCAGGTACTCGACGGGATCGAGGCCGCCAAGGCCGCAGGCCTGCGTGTCAAGATCAACACCGTGGCGCTCAAAGGCTTCAACGAGGACGAGCTTTTCCCCCTGCTCGACTGGTGCGCCCGCGAAGGCCACGACCTGACCTTCATCGAGGTCATGCCGATGGGCGATCTCGGCAACGAAGACCGGCTCGACCAATACTGGTCGCTCAAAGACCTGCGTGCCCGCATCGCCGACCGCTTCGCCCTCACCGACCTTGACGACCGTACCGGCGGCCCCGCGCGCTATGTCCGCATCGACGAAACCGGGCAAAAGGTCGGTTTCATCACGCCGCTGACCCACAACTTCTGCGAATCCTGCAATCGCGTCCGCCTGACCTGCACGGGCGAACTTTACATGTGCCTCGGTCAGGAAGACATGGCTGACCTGCGCGCGCCGCTTCGCGTCAGCCCCGACGATGCCGTGATCGAACAGGCCATACGCAACGCGATCAGCCGCAAGCCCAAAGGCCACGACTTCGACTATTCGCGCCAATCCGTCACCGGCCAGATGACCCGCCACATGAGCCATACGGGCGGCTGA
- a CDS encoding DNA alkylation repair protein produces the protein MNGTWIDEPMDEPDDRDALENGDTPELAQTEAGETVSEPLPAPVILTPEAQAALDRIEAFADSAKAQEAAEYHKVKRRYLGVPVPQIEDLVAEWRADLTLDDRISLAAGLWQSDVHEAMVAAAKLLAQARMRPDDAAWALICDWTLGFNGWATADQATTSGQKRLVAVPSRIDTVATWTQSPNMWTRRAALVITLPYAKMNFPKDADLAIRETALGWAAAYVTDRDWFIQKAIAWWVRDLSKHNAPRARAFLDAHGEGLKSFARKEASRFLA, from the coding sequence ATGAACGGAACCTGGATCGACGAACCGATGGACGAACCCGACGACAGGGACGCACTCGAAAACGGCGATACGCCCGAACTCGCGCAAACCGAAGCGGGCGAAACCGTATCCGAACCCCTGCCCGCACCGGTAATCCTGACCCCCGAAGCGCAAGCCGCGCTTGACCGGATCGAAGCCTTCGCAGACTCCGCCAAAGCGCAAGAGGCCGCCGAATACCACAAGGTCAAACGCCGCTACCTCGGCGTTCCCGTCCCGCAGATCGAGGACCTGGTGGCCGAGTGGCGCGCGGACCTGACGCTTGATGACCGCATATCGCTGGCCGCGGGCCTGTGGCAATCGGACGTGCACGAAGCCATGGTCGCTGCCGCCAAACTGCTGGCCCAGGCCCGCATGCGCCCTGACGATGCCGCATGGGCGCTGATCTGCGACTGGACCCTTGGCTTCAACGGCTGGGCCACCGCCGACCAAGCCACCACGTCAGGCCAGAAACGCCTCGTGGCCGTTCCGTCCCGCATCGACACGGTCGCCACATGGACGCAAAGCCCGAACATGTGGACCCGCCGCGCAGCATTGGTCATCACCCTGCCCTATGCCAAGATGAACTTCCCCAAGGACGCCGACCTCGCGATCCGCGAAACCGCGCTCGGCTGGGCGGCGGCTTACGTGACCGACCGTGACTGGTTCATCCAGAAAGCCATCGCATGGTGGGTGCGCGACCTGTCCAAACACAATGCCCCACGCGCCCGCGCCTTCCTCGACGCGCATGGCGAAGGCCTCAAATCCTTCGCCCGCAAGGAAGCGTCGCGGTTTCTGGCCTGA
- the glmS gene encoding glutamine--fructose-6-phosphate transaminase (isomerizing), translated as MCGIVGVLGNHEAAPLLVEALKRLEYRGYDSAGIATVNAGKLDRRRAVGKLVNLSDLLVHNPLAGKSGIGHTRWATHGAATVTNAHPHKAGPVAVVHNGIIENFRDLRADLAASGYAQESQTDTETIALLAQRFIDSGMTPIEAARATLHRLHGAFALCFLFDGYDDLMIAARKGSPLAIGHGAGEMFVGSDAIALAPMTDRITYLEEGDWAVITRKGAEIFDQADRPAPRPETRIQIAANRVEKAGYKHFMAKEIAEQPVVIADALKHYTTAEGTLRLPEGVDFANVDRITMVACGTASYACHVAKYWFEQIAGLPAEIDVASEFRYREPPLSPQSWALFVSQSGETADTLAALRYASGKVARVVSVVNVPTSSIARESDLSLPILAGVEIGVASTKAFTCQLTVLALLALKAALDRGRIDAATLAGHLQSLRNLPGLMNHALSLSTPIAAIADDLAKAQDILFLGRGAMFPLALEGALKLKEISYIHAEGYASGELKHGPIALIDAAVPVIVMAPRDALFEKTVSNMQEVMARHGKVLLISDAQGVAEAGAGAWRTLTLPDMPPVFAPILYALPAQLLAYHTAIAKGTDVDQPRNLAKSVTVE; from the coding sequence ATGTGTGGAATCGTTGGCGTTCTGGGCAATCACGAAGCCGCCCCCCTGCTGGTCGAGGCGCTCAAGCGGCTTGAATACCGAGGCTATGACAGCGCAGGCATCGCCACCGTCAACGCAGGCAAACTCGACCGTCGCCGCGCGGTGGGCAAGCTGGTGAACCTGTCCGACCTTCTGGTCCACAACCCGCTGGCAGGCAAATCGGGCATCGGCCATACCCGCTGGGCCACCCATGGTGCAGCCACCGTCACCAACGCCCATCCGCACAAGGCAGGCCCTGTGGCAGTGGTCCATAACGGCATCATCGAGAATTTCCGCGATTTGCGCGCAGACCTCGCCGCCAGTGGCTACGCGCAGGAATCCCAGACCGACACCGAAACCATCGCCCTCCTCGCCCAACGCTTTATCGACAGCGGCATGACGCCAATCGAGGCCGCCCGTGCCACCCTGCACCGCCTGCACGGCGCCTTTGCGCTTTGCTTCCTGTTCGACGGTTACGACGACCTGATGATCGCCGCCCGCAAGGGCAGCCCGCTTGCCATAGGCCACGGCGCGGGCGAGATGTTCGTCGGCTCCGATGCCATAGCACTCGCCCCCATGACCGACCGCATCACCTATCTGGAAGAGGGCGACTGGGCCGTCATTACCCGCAAGGGCGCGGAAATCTTCGACCAAGCCGACCGCCCCGCCCCCCGCCCCGAAACCCGCATCCAGATTGCGGCGAACCGCGTCGAAAAGGCCGGTTACAAGCATTTCATGGCCAAGGAAATCGCCGAACAGCCCGTGGTGATCGCAGATGCGCTGAAGCATTATACCACTGCCGAAGGCACGCTGCGCCTGCCCGAAGGCGTCGATTTCGCAAACGTCGACCGCATCACCATGGTCGCCTGCGGCACGGCATCCTACGCCTGCCATGTCGCGAAATACTGGTTCGAACAGATCGCGGGCCTGCCTGCCGAAATCGACGTGGCCTCCGAATTCCGCTACCGCGAACCGCCGCTCTCGCCGCAATCATGGGCACTTTTCGTCAGCCAGTCGGGCGAAACCGCCGACACGCTCGCAGCCCTGCGCTATGCCAGCGGCAAGGTCGCGCGGGTCGTGTCGGTCGTGAACGTGCCCACCTCCTCGATTGCCCGCGAAAGCGACCTGTCGCTGCCCATCCTTGCGGGCGTCGAAATCGGCGTGGCCTCGACCAAGGCCTTCACCTGCCAGCTCACCGTGCTAGCCCTTCTCGCGCTGAAAGCCGCCCTCGACCGCGGCCGCATCGATGCAGCCACGCTTGCCGGACACCTCCAATCCCTACGCAACCTGCCGGGGCTTATGAATCACGCCCTGTCGCTTTCGACCCCCATCGCCGCCATCGCCGACGACCTTGCAAAAGCGCAAGACATCCTTTTCCTCGGGCGCGGCGCGATGTTTCCGCTGGCACTGGAAGGCGCGCTGAAGCTGAAAGAAATCAGCTATATCCACGCCGAAGGTTACGCGTCGGGCGAGTTGAAACACGGGCCCATCGCCCTGATCGACGCCGCCGTTCCCGTGATCGTCATGGCCCCGCGTGACGCGCTTTTCGAAAAGACCGTGTCGAACATGCAAGAAGTCATGGCCCGTCATGGCAAGGTTCTTCTCATCTCCGACGCGCAAGGCGTGGCCGAGGCGGGGGCGGGCGCGTGGCGCACCCTGACCCTGCCCGACATGCCGCCAGTCTTTGCGCCGATCCTCTATGCGCTGCCCGCACAACTCCTCGCCTATCATACCGCCATCGCCAAAGGCACCGATGTCGACCAACCCCGCAACCTTGCAAAATCGGTGACTGTAGAATGA
- the glmU gene encoding bifunctional UDP-N-acetylglucosamine diphosphorylase/glucosamine-1-phosphate N-acetyltransferase GlmU, with the protein MQVSLIILAAGQGTRMNSDLPKVLHRLGAAPLLHHAMSAGQSLDPERIVVVTGHGGEAVAKAARAFDDSALTVHQAEQLGTAHAVLQAEAAMAGASGHAIVLYGDTPFIRPETLQAMLDARERHAVVVLGFHAADPGRYGRLIAQGEALERIVEFKDASPEERAITLCNSGVICAESETLFKLCHAVGNANAAGEYYLTDIIALARAQGLSAGLVLCDEAETLGVNTRTELAAAERLFQTRARAEAMENGVTLTAPETVFFALDTTIGRDTIIGPNVVFGPRVTIESDAEIKAFCHLEGCHISRGADVGPFARLRPGAELAEGVHVGNFVEIKNAILDEGVKVGHLSYIGDADVGEFTNIGAGTVTCNYDGVLKHRTRIGKRAFIGSDTMLVAPVSIGDGAMTGSGSVITEDVPAEAIALGRARQVNKPGLATKLFDRLRALKAAKKDVK; encoded by the coding sequence ATGCAGGTTTCGCTGATCATTCTCGCCGCAGGGCAAGGAACACGGATGAATTCCGACCTGCCCAAGGTGCTGCACCGTTTGGGCGCAGCACCGCTGTTGCATCACGCGATGTCGGCGGGCCAATCGCTCGACCCCGAACGCATCGTCGTCGTCACCGGCCACGGCGGCGAGGCAGTTGCAAAAGCCGCCCGCGCATTCGACGACTCCGCCCTCACCGTGCATCAGGCCGAACAACTCGGCACCGCACACGCGGTCTTGCAGGCCGAAGCGGCGATGGCGGGGGCCAGCGGCCATGCCATCGTGCTATACGGCGACACCCCCTTCATCCGCCCCGAAACCCTGCAAGCCATGCTCGACGCCCGCGAGCGGCACGCGGTTGTCGTGCTCGGCTTCCACGCCGCCGATCCGGGCCGTTATGGCCGCCTGATCGCCCAAGGCGAAGCGCTCGAACGAATTGTCGAATTCAAGGACGCCTCGCCCGAAGAACGCGCCATAACGCTTTGCAATTCCGGCGTAATCTGCGCCGAGTCTGAAACCCTGTTCAAGCTGTGCCACGCGGTCGGCAATGCCAACGCGGCAGGCGAATACTACCTGACCGACATCATAGCCCTCGCTCGGGCGCAGGGGCTTTCCGCAGGCCTCGTGCTCTGCGACGAAGCCGAAACGCTTGGCGTCAACACCCGCACCGAACTCGCTGCCGCTGAAAGGCTGTTCCAGACCCGCGCCCGCGCCGAGGCGATGGAAAACGGCGTCACCCTGACCGCCCCCGAAACCGTGTTCTTCGCGCTCGACACCACAATCGGCCGCGACACGATCATCGGCCCCAACGTGGTCTTCGGCCCCCGCGTCACCATCGAATCCGACGCCGAAATCAAGGCCTTCTGCCACCTCGAAGGCTGCCACATCAGCCGTGGCGCCGATGTCGGCCCCTTTGCCCGCCTGCGCCCCGGTGCCGAATTGGCCGAAGGCGTCCATGTCGGCAATTTCGTCGAGATCAAGAACGCCATCCTCGACGAAGGCGTCAAGGTCGGCCACCTGTCCTACATCGGCGATGCCGACGTCGGCGAGTTCACCAACATCGGCGCAGGCACCGTGACCTGCAACTATGACGGGGTGCTGAAACACCGCACCCGCATCGGCAAGCGCGCCTTCATCGGGTCGGACACCATGCTTGTGGCCCCCGTCAGCATCGGCGATGGCGCGATGACGGGCAGCGGTTCGGTCATCACCGAAGACGTGCCCGCCGAAGCCATAGCTCTCGGCCGCGCCAGGCAGGTCAACAAACCGGGCCTTGCGACCAAGCTCTTCGACCGCCTGCGCGCCCTCAAAGCCGCCAAGAAGGACGTAAAGTAA
- a CDS encoding HAD hydrolase-like protein yields MQAKRTVVFDLDGTLADTSADLLAAANACFRGMGHGDMLTAADTLTAFHGGRAMLKLGFSRLDGWDEAMIDAQYPVLLEAYAGAIDTHTRLYPGALAALEVLRGQGYVLSVCTNKPAGLAETLLRKLGIRDMFGAMIGADTLPTRKPDAAPYVAAVTQAGGVVARSILIGDTETDRKTGLSAGVPVALVTFGPEGHAIARLEPEALLHHFDDLPDLAERMLQ; encoded by the coding sequence TTGCAAGCGAAACGGACGGTTGTTTTCGATCTCGACGGCACTTTGGCAGATACTTCGGCGGATCTGCTGGCTGCCGCCAATGCGTGTTTTCGCGGGATGGGGCATGGTGACATGCTGACCGCTGCCGATACGCTGACCGCGTTTCATGGCGGGCGGGCCATGCTGAAGCTTGGCTTTTCGCGGCTGGACGGTTGGGACGAGGCGATGATCGACGCGCAGTATCCGGTGCTGCTGGAGGCCTATGCAGGGGCGATCGACACCCACACGCGGCTTTATCCGGGGGCGCTGGCGGCGTTGGAGGTTTTGCGAGGGCAGGGTTACGTGCTGTCGGTCTGCACGAACAAGCCTGCGGGGCTGGCGGAAACATTGCTGCGCAAGCTTGGTATCCGAGACATGTTCGGGGCCATGATCGGGGCTGATACATTGCCGACGCGCAAACCGGATGCCGCACCCTACGTGGCTGCGGTCACGCAAGCGGGGGGCGTGGTGGCGCGTTCCATTTTGATCGGTGATACGGAGACCGACCGGAAAACAGGCCTTTCGGCGGGGGTTCCTGTGGCGCTTGTGACATTCGGTCCCGAGGGGCATGCCATCGCGCGGCTTGAACCCGAGGCGTTGTTGCATCATTTCGATGATCTGCCTGACCTTGCCGAAAGGATGCTTCAGTGA
- a CDS encoding DegT/DnrJ/EryC1/StrS family aminotransferase has translation MIDGPERFNGSFTQQEPIPEEGIEAAVAVLRHGRLHRYNTAPGEVAETALLEEEFAGLVGAKYCLAVASGGYALGCALRAVGVAAGDAVLTNAFTLAPVPGSIAAVGAWPVFVEVTEELTIDLAHLEVMARESGARVLMLSHMRGHLCDMDALMALCGRLGVTVIEDCAHTMGASWRGVPSGRHGLVGCYSMQTYKHVNSGEGGLLVSDDPQVMARAVLLSGSYMLYGRHRAAPPVEAFEAIRLDVPNVSGRMDNLRAAILRPQLRMLDERRERWGVLYRTMEAGLRDTAGLRLVERPEEEVYVASSFQFLLPDWAEGRVRALLARCAARGVELKWFGAAEPVAFTSRYEHWAYARPVPLPKTDKVLAGLMDMRLPLTFSPADVAMIARIIRAEVLAVQQSGEEAVVAPVVGD, from the coding sequence GTGATCGACGGCCCAGAGCGGTTTAACGGCAGTTTCACCCAGCAGGAACCTATCCCCGAGGAAGGGATCGAGGCGGCAGTTGCCGTGCTGCGGCACGGGCGGTTGCACCGCTATAACACCGCGCCGGGCGAGGTGGCCGAGACGGCGCTGCTCGAGGAGGAATTCGCGGGTTTGGTGGGGGCAAAGTATTGTCTGGCGGTGGCGTCCGGGGGTTATGCGCTGGGCTGTGCGTTGCGGGCGGTGGGAGTGGCCGCGGGCGATGCGGTGCTGACCAATGCCTTTACGCTGGCCCCCGTGCCCGGATCGATTGCGGCTGTGGGTGCGTGGCCGGTCTTTGTAGAGGTGACAGAAGAGCTTACGATCGATCTGGCGCATCTCGAGGTGATGGCGCGCGAAAGCGGGGCGCGGGTCTTGATGCTGTCGCATATGCGGGGGCATCTGTGTGATATGGATGCGCTGATGGCGCTGTGCGGGCGGCTTGGGGTGACGGTGATCGAGGATTGCGCCCATACGATGGGGGCAAGCTGGCGCGGGGTGCCTTCGGGTCGGCACGGGCTGGTGGGGTGCTATTCGATGCAGACCTACAAGCATGTCAATTCGGGCGAGGGCGGGTTGCTGGTTTCGGACGATCCGCAGGTGATGGCGCGGGCGGTTCTGCTGTCGGGGTCTTACATGCTTTACGGACGCCACCGTGCGGCGCCGCCGGTCGAGGCCTTCGAGGCGATCCGGCTGGATGTGCCTAACGTGTCGGGGCGTATGGACAATTTGCGCGCGGCAATCCTGCGGCCGCAGCTGCGGATGCTTGACGAGCGGCGGGAACGCTGGGGTGTTTTGTACCGGACGATGGAGGCCGGACTGCGCGACACCGCCGGGTTGCGGCTGGTCGAACGGCCGGAGGAAGAGGTCTATGTGGCCTCGTCTTTCCAGTTCCTGTTGCCCGATTGGGCCGAGGGGCGGGTCAGGGCGCTTCTGGCGAGGTGTGCGGCGCGGGGGGTCGAGTTGAAGTGGTTCGGCGCGGCGGAGCCTGTGGCCTTTACATCGCGCTATGAACATTGGGCCTATGCGAGGCCGGTGCCATTGCCGAAGACCGACAAGGTGTTGGCCGGACTGATGGATATGCGGTTGCCGCTGACCTTTTCGCCCGCCGATGTGGCAATGATCGCGCGGATCATCCGGGCCGAGGTGCTGGCGGTGCAGCAGTCCGGAGAAGAGGCCGTGGTGGCGCCTGTTGTGGGAGATTAG
- a CDS encoding CreA family protein, producing MKRAFLALALSTLPAQAEEIGKVGVDMIGNDIIVEALADPKVQGVTCHVAYFERSTLDRLVQGNWFEDPSNSSIACRQTGPIILGDIPTGPEGEEIFSASRSLIFKSLRVTRIYDKANNSLVYLAHAAQITEGSAKMSISTVPLWQAGTPAP from the coding sequence ATGAAACGCGCTTTCCTTGCCCTTGCCCTGTCCACACTGCCCGCCCAAGCCGAGGAAATCGGCAAGGTCGGCGTCGACATGATCGGCAACGACATCATCGTCGAGGCCTTGGCCGACCCCAAGGTTCAGGGCGTCACCTGCCACGTCGCCTACTTCGAACGCTCCACCCTCGACCGTCTGGTTCAGGGCAACTGGTTCGAAGATCCGTCCAACAGTTCCATCGCCTGCCGCCAGACCGGCCCGATCATTCTGGGCGACATCCCGACCGGTCCGGAAGGCGAGGAGATCTTTTCCGCCAGCCGCTCGCTGATCTTCAAATCCCTGCGCGTCACGCGGATTTATGACAAGGCGAACAACAGCTTGGTCTATCTCGCCCACGCAGCCCAGATCACCGAAGGGTCGGCCAAGATGTCGATCTCGACCGTCCCGCTCTGGCAGGCAGGCACACCCGCGCCTTAG